In Zhaonella formicivorans, one DNA window encodes the following:
- a CDS encoding anti-phage-associated DUF1156 domain-containing protein yields MTKRGGVRMAYSEQSFIEVQFPVSKVSKESYKERKANLGQTLTGLGKWWGRKPLILIRAALLGLLMPANDNPKKDREIFLKILTMDEAGLWLRKNKSIPMQEIYDNLTPGERKRYFKEESNGKISYRKDITREEKENLQRLVFNRLSYDQKLTYCVRPEEVDNLPETEWKKINEYLGTNASTLQELVQELGRRRFGKIPVVGDCFCGGGSVPFEAARMGCDVYASDLNPIAMLLTWAALNINGSSEEEITSLRAFQEKIFELADKQITAWGIEHNEEGHRANSYLYCNETVCPECGWRVPLAPSWVIGKGTNTVAILKENADKKGFDIEIKSDATKAEMGQAEKMATIQDSSLYCPHCKNTTPITAIRRDRKHDDRTVEYGLRRWEAHEFIPRPDDVFQERLYCIRYKREYVDEKGNVKTERYYTAPTDGALEREKKVVRLLEERFAEWQEKGYIPNSRIEEGDETSRLMRERGWTYWHQLFNPRQLLVHGLLMELIDQYAKTKKEKVVGLLGVNKCCDWNSKLGVWHSGAGVENSQNTFLNQALNTLFNYGTRGLTNLKNSWLFSMNNFTIRYNINVLTTSDARQIKNIAEIWLTDPPYADAINYHELSEFFLAWDKKMLLDIFPEWYADSKRALAVKGTGESFNQSMVEIYRNLAEQMPKDGMQIVMFTHQNVGVWADLTLILWAAGLRVTAAWNIATETDASGLKQGNYVKGTVLLVLRKQTSEETAYLDELYPEIELEIKRQIDSMRELDDKEDPNFSDTDYLLAAYAASLKVLTSYRQIEDIDVNYELSKTRVSGDESPVEKIINEAVKIAYDYLTPSGFDSYLWKMLTSEERFYIKGLDLEKDGIYQIGAYQELARGFGVREYKDLLASIRANQARLKTAMEFGMRGLGGADSFSKSLLRNVLAALHQAIKAEDTIQGRNWLKNELPNYWSQRNTIVEILEFISAFENIENMPHWKEEARYARLLAELVKNDSV; encoded by the coding sequence ATGACTAAAAGAGGCGGTGTGAGGATGGCTTATTCTGAGCAATCATTTATAGAGGTGCAATTCCCAGTATCAAAGGTATCCAAGGAAAGCTATAAGGAAAGAAAGGCAAATTTAGGACAGACCTTGACGGGACTTGGCAAATGGTGGGGCAGAAAGCCCCTCATCCTTATTAGGGCAGCTTTGCTGGGGTTGTTAATGCCTGCCAACGATAACCCCAAAAAGGATCGGGAGATATTTTTAAAAATCCTGACCATGGACGAAGCAGGACTGTGGCTGAGGAAAAATAAATCCATCCCAATGCAAGAGATCTATGACAACCTCACCCCAGGGGAGAGAAAAAGGTACTTTAAAGAAGAAAGTAATGGTAAGATATCTTACCGCAAAGATATAACCAGGGAAGAAAAGGAAAACCTGCAGCGGCTGGTCTTCAACAGGCTGTCTTATGACCAGAAATTAACTTACTGTGTAAGGCCTGAAGAAGTGGACAACCTCCCCGAAACAGAATGGAAAAAGATCAACGAATATCTTGGCACAAACGCCTCAACCCTTCAGGAACTAGTGCAGGAACTTGGCAGGAGAAGGTTCGGCAAAATCCCTGTGGTGGGTGACTGCTTCTGTGGCGGGGGGAGCGTCCCCTTTGAAGCGGCAAGGATGGGCTGTGATGTTTATGCCTCTGATTTAAACCCCATCGCCATGCTTTTGACCTGGGCAGCTCTTAATATCAACGGTAGTTCCGAGGAGGAGATCACAAGCTTGCGGGCATTTCAGGAGAAGATCTTTGAACTGGCCGACAAGCAAATTACCGCGTGGGGGATCGAGCACAATGAAGAGGGACACAGGGCAAACTCATATCTTTACTGCAATGAAACGGTCTGCCCCGAATGCGGCTGGCGAGTGCCTTTAGCTCCTTCTTGGGTGATTGGCAAGGGGACAAATACGGTAGCTATTTTAAAAGAAAACGCAGATAAAAAAGGGTTTGATATTGAAATAAAATCCGATGCCACCAAGGCGGAAATGGGGCAGGCGGAGAAGATGGCGACCATCCAAGACAGCAGTCTTTACTGCCCCCACTGTAAAAATACCACCCCTATAACTGCTATCCGCAGGGACAGAAAGCACGATGATAGAACGGTGGAATACGGCCTGCGCCGCTGGGAAGCCCATGAATTTATCCCCCGCCCCGACGATGTCTTTCAGGAGCGGCTCTACTGTATCAGGTATAAAAGGGAGTATGTGGATGAAAAGGGAAACGTAAAGACCGAAAGATATTACACCGCACCCACCGATGGGGCTCTGGAAAGAGAAAAAAAGGTGGTGCGGCTCCTTGAGGAAAGGTTTGCGGAGTGGCAGGAGAAGGGGTATATTCCAAACAGCAGGATTGAAGAAGGGGACGAAACCTCGAGGCTAATGAGGGAAAGAGGCTGGACTTACTGGCACCAGCTGTTCAATCCCAGGCAGCTCTTGGTGCACGGGCTGCTGATGGAACTGATTGATCAGTATGCGAAGACGAAGAAGGAGAAGGTTGTGGGGCTGCTGGGGGTGAATAAGTGCTGTGACTGGAATTCAAAATTAGGAGTATGGCATTCAGGAGCAGGAGTAGAGAATTCACAAAATACATTTCTCAATCAGGCTTTAAATACTCTTTTCAATTATGGGACCCGTGGGTTAACAAATTTAAAAAATAGTTGGTTATTTTCTATGAACAACTTTACCATTAGATATAATATCAATGTTTTAACAACATCTGACGCTCGTCAAATTAAAAATATAGCAGAGATCTGGCTTACCGACCCCCCTTATGCTGATGCAATAAACTACCATGAACTATCAGAATTCTTCCTCGCCTGGGACAAAAAGATGCTCCTCGATATCTTCCCCGAGTGGTATGCCGACAGCAAAAGGGCTCTGGCGGTAAAGGGGACGGGCGAGAGTTTTAACCAGAGCATGGTGGAGATCTATCGGAATCTGGCGGAACAAATGCCCAAGGACGGTATGCAGATTGTCATGTTTACCCACCAGAATGTAGGCGTGTGGGCAGACTTGACCCTGATTCTCTGGGCAGCAGGATTAAGGGTTACGGCAGCCTGGAATATTGCCACGGAAACCGATGCCAGCGGCCTTAAGCAGGGCAACTATGTTAAAGGCACTGTGCTCCTTGTGCTGCGCAAGCAGACTTCCGAAGAAACAGCCTATCTCGACGAGCTCTATCCCGAGATCGAGCTGGAAATAAAAAGACAGATTGACAGCATGCGGGAGCTGGATGATAAGGAAGATCCCAATTTCAGCGATACGGATTACCTGCTGGCGGCCTATGCGGCTTCCCTGAAGGTACTGACTTCATATAGGCAGATTGAAGACATTGATGTCAACTACGAGCTTTCCAAGACCAGAGTTTCTGGAGATGAATCCCCTGTAGAGAAAATCATCAACGAGGCGGTAAAAATAGCTTACGACTATCTGACGCCCAGCGGCTTTGATTCATATCTCTGGAAAATGCTGACGTCCGAAGAAAGGTTCTACATCAAAGGGCTTGACCTGGAAAAAGACGGCATCTACCAAATCGGGGCTTATCAGGAATTAGCCAGGGGGTTTGGGGTAAGAGAATACAAAGACCTCCTTGCTTCCATCCGTGCCAATCAGGCGAGGCTTAAGACTGCCATGGAATTCGGCATGCGCGGCTTGGGCGGTGCCGACAGCTTCAGCAAATCCCTGCTCCGCAATGTGCTGGCGGCTCTACATCAGGCGATCAAAGCCGAAGACACCATACAGGGCAGAAATTGGCTGAAAAACGAACTGCCCAACTACTGGAGCCAGCGAAACACAATCGTAGAGATCCTTGAATTTATATCCGCTTTCGAAAATATAGAAAATATGCCCCACTGGAAGGAAGAGGCAAGGTATGCCAGGCTCCTGGCCGAACTTGTAAAGAATGATAGTGTATAA
- a CDS encoding phospholipase D-like domain-containing anti-phage protein, which produces MIYRYSSRRKKLDEAFLNEKLKGALSYDRIAGYFSSSILEIAGEALEEIKGCVRVVCNAEMQKEDAVTASAAVNAMRREWCSKKPEEIYSSAPRRLKKLYDLINSGKLQIKVVPNDVFGLIHGKAGVITLKDGRKTSFIGSVNETYTGWKLNYEILWEDDSEEGVKWVQEEFDYFWNSPYAVPLADFIVEDIKRISERKVIYSVDEWKADPEPASAVVEAPVYRQELGLWEHQKYFVNLAFNDHKKYGARYVLADMVGLGKTVQLALSAQLMAFYGDKPILAIVPKTLLWQWQDEVNTLLDMPSAVWDGREWVDENGVKYPASDDGAIKRCPRRVGIISQGLITANSEQIQHLLNMEYECVIVDEAHRARRKNLGPGKEDEKPNPNNLLKFLLEISKRTKSMLLATATPVQLYPIEAWDLLNVLAQGSDSVLGSPFSMWRRYPVRAINLIMGKESLDRFDKENWEWIRNPFPPAAEGEMTFGRIRRQLGMADDEFVIKPEAREQLSRPDQRRIGRIIDDNFITEHNPFIRHIVRRTRDFLENTINPETGEPYLKKVEVELLGESDEEAIVLPPYLKEAYGYAEEFCELLQKRVKGGGFLKTLLLKRVGSTIVAGKNTAEKMLANWGQVIDEEDYEEEDIAEEKALQSEIKNITDEERTCLVKFIETLNANKEKDPKYKLLLKLLLEDNWIGRGCIIFSQYYDSAYWVAENLSNDLPNEKIGIYAGGDKSGIFIGDIYEKRSKEEIKQMVRRRELRVLVGTDAASEGLNLQTLGSLINLDLPWNPTRLEQRKGRIQRIGQVYDKVFIYNMRYKGSVEDRVHSLLSERFANIYGMFGQIPDVLEDVWINVALNDIEEAKRRIDVIPKQHPFELRYHVHVGKVDWESCAKVLDGREKRKHLMAGWK; this is translated from the coding sequence ATGATTTATCGGTATTCTTCCAGACGAAAAAAGTTGGATGAAGCATTCTTAAATGAAAAGTTAAAAGGAGCGCTGAGCTACGACAGGATTGCGGGTTATTTCAGTTCTTCCATCTTGGAGATAGCGGGTGAAGCCCTTGAAGAAATCAAGGGATGTGTCAGGGTTGTCTGCAACGCAGAAATGCAAAAGGAAGATGCTGTTACGGCCAGCGCTGCGGTCAATGCCATGCGGCGGGAGTGGTGCAGCAAAAAGCCCGAGGAAATATACAGCAGTGCCCCTAGAAGATTGAAAAAGCTTTATGACCTGATTAATAGCGGAAAACTCCAGATCAAAGTGGTTCCCAACGATGTCTTCGGCCTTATCCACGGAAAGGCAGGAGTCATTACCCTAAAAGATGGGAGAAAAACATCTTTTATCGGCAGCGTAAACGAAACTTATACAGGCTGGAAGTTAAATTACGAAATCCTCTGGGAAGACGATTCCGAGGAGGGGGTAAAATGGGTCCAGGAGGAATTCGATTATTTCTGGAACAGCCCCTATGCTGTCCCACTGGCGGACTTTATCGTTGAAGATATCAAAAGGATCTCTGAACGGAAGGTCATCTATTCAGTAGATGAGTGGAAGGCAGACCCAGAGCCTGCTTCTGCTGTTGTTGAGGCTCCCGTCTACCGTCAGGAGTTGGGACTGTGGGAACACCAAAAATATTTCGTAAATCTGGCCTTTAACGACCACAAAAAGTACGGGGCAAGGTATGTGCTGGCTGATATGGTCGGGCTGGGCAAGACGGTCCAGCTTGCCTTATCGGCCCAGCTCATGGCCTTTTACGGTGACAAACCCATCCTGGCTATCGTCCCCAAGACCCTTTTATGGCAGTGGCAGGATGAGGTTAACACTCTCTTGGATATGCCCTCGGCAGTCTGGGACGGCAGGGAATGGGTGGACGAAAACGGCGTCAAGTACCCTGCCAGCGACGACGGAGCTATCAAAAGGTGCCCCAGGCGGGTGGGCATTATTTCCCAGGGGTTGATCACTGCCAATTCGGAACAGATACAGCACCTTTTGAATATGGAATACGAATGCGTCATCGTCGATGAAGCCCACAGGGCAAGAAGAAAGAATTTAGGCCCTGGCAAAGAGGATGAAAAACCAAACCCCAATAATTTGCTGAAATTCCTCCTTGAAATCTCCAAACGCACCAAAAGCATGTTGTTGGCTACTGCTACCCCTGTGCAGCTGTATCCCATTGAAGCCTGGGATCTTTTAAACGTCCTGGCCCAGGGCAGCGACAGTGTGCTGGGCAGTCCGTTCAGTATGTGGAGAAGATATCCTGTCAGAGCCATTAACCTGATCATGGGCAAAGAAAGCCTCGACCGCTTTGATAAGGAAAACTGGGAATGGATCAGGAATCCTTTCCCGCCTGCTGCCGAGGGTGAGATGACCTTTGGACGCATCAGGCGGCAGCTCGGCATGGCTGATGATGAATTTGTCATCAAGCCCGAAGCGAGAGAACAGTTAAGCCGACCTGACCAAAGAAGGATCGGGAGAATAATTGATGATAATTTTATTACGGAACATAACCCTTTTATCAGACATATAGTGCGCAGGACACGGGATTTCCTGGAAAACACCATCAATCCCGAAACAGGCGAGCCGTATCTGAAAAAAGTCGAGGTAGAATTGCTGGGGGAGAGCGATGAGGAAGCCATTGTCTTGCCGCCGTATTTGAAAGAAGCCTACGGGTATGCGGAAGAATTTTGCGAACTCTTGCAGAAGAGGGTAAAGGGCGGCGGATTTTTAAAGACTTTGCTCTTAAAAAGGGTCGGCAGCACCATCGTTGCAGGCAAAAACACTGCAGAAAAAATGCTTGCTAACTGGGGCCAGGTTATTGATGAGGAAGACTATGAAGAAGAGGATATTGCAGAAGAAAAGGCCCTGCAGAGCGAAATCAAAAACATAACGGATGAAGAAAGAACCTGCCTGGTGAAATTTATTGAAACCCTTAATGCCAATAAGGAAAAAGACCCAAAATACAAGCTGCTGCTCAAACTTCTGCTCGAAGATAATTGGATCGGACGGGGCTGCATTATCTTTTCACAATATTATGATTCTGCCTACTGGGTGGCCGAGAATTTATCCAACGACCTGCCTAATGAAAAAATCGGTATTTATGCAGGCGGAGATAAATCAGGAATATTTATCGGCGACATTTATGAAAAACGGAGCAAGGAAGAAATCAAGCAGATGGTAAGAAGGCGGGAACTGCGGGTTTTGGTAGGTACAGACGCTGCCAGCGAAGGGTTAAATCTACAGACTTTGGGTTCACTGATAAACCTTGACCTGCCCTGGAACCCTACACGGCTAGAACAGAGAAAAGGCAGGATTCAGCGTATCGGGCAGGTTTATGACAAAGTTTTTATTTACAACATGAGGTATAAAGGGTCGGTGGAGGACAGGGTGCATTCTCTCCTTTCCGAGCGGTTTGCCAATATCTACGGCATGTTCGGGCAGATTCCTGACGTTTTAGAAGATGTCTGGATTAATGTTGCACTAAATGATATTGAGGAAGCAAAGCGAAGGATTGATGTCATTCCCAAACAGCACCCTTTTGAATTAAGATACCATGTTCATGTGGGCAAAGTTGACTGGGAAAGCTGTGCTAAGGTGCTGGACGGCAGGGAAAAGCGGAAGCATCTGATGGCAGGGTGGAAATAA
- a CDS encoding ComEC/Rec2 family competence protein, whose product MFKIHFLNVGHGDCALIQFPERTILVDINNGQALDEETKQELMEQYGISKYELLFKSFSQVLFEKGYNIPLCNPIEYLKNQGINSIFRFVLTHPHMDHMSGLYDLVKKGQISITNFWHSGVDVEKPDFEETEYKEEDWDTYIELKNSSNNPKNIVNNAGDTGQYWTDDGIELLCPTPDLKKLAKEKNNWNLLSYVLLITHKGYKFILAGDAEKECWDYIVENYSDKISNINILKAAHHGRESGFHEDAVKLINPEYTIVSVGKKPDTDAHNKYKKYTRKKVLSTRYRGNIVVSVDDNGNGSIDWQYHKDD is encoded by the coding sequence ATGTTTAAAATCCATTTTTTAAATGTAGGTCACGGCGATTGTGCTTTAATACAATTTCCTGAAAGGACGATACTAGTAGATATAAATAATGGACAAGCATTGGACGAAGAAACTAAACAGGAGCTTATGGAACAATATGGTATTAGCAAATATGAACTTTTATTTAAATCTTTTAGTCAAGTGCTTTTCGAAAAAGGATATAATATTCCGCTATGTAATCCTATTGAATATCTGAAAAATCAGGGCATTAATTCAATTTTTCGATTTGTGCTGACTCATCCTCATATGGATCACATGTCTGGTTTGTATGATCTTGTTAAAAAGGGACAGATTTCAATAACAAATTTTTGGCACAGTGGCGTTGATGTAGAAAAACCAGATTTTGAAGAAACAGAATATAAAGAAGAAGACTGGGATACTTACATTGAATTAAAAAACTCAAGTAATAATCCAAAAAATATTGTTAATAATGCTGGTGACACTGGTCAATATTGGACAGATGATGGAATAGAGTTACTTTGTCCCACTCCAGATTTAAAAAAATTAGCTAAGGAGAAAAATAATTGGAATCTGTTAAGTTATGTCCTATTGATAACACATAAAGGCTATAAATTTATTTTAGCGGGCGATGCAGAAAAAGAATGCTGGGATTATATTGTTGAGAATTATTCTGATAAAATATCTAATATTAACATATTAAAGGCCGCACACCATGGTAGGGAATCTGGTTTTCATGAAGATGCTGTGAAGTTAATTAACCCTGAATACACAATTGTTTCTGTAGGGAAAAAGCCCGATACAGATGCTCATAACAAATATAAAAAGTACACAAGAAAGAAAGTTCTATCCACGAGGTATAGGGGAAATATTGTAGTAAGCGTTGATGATAATGGAAATGGCAGTATTGATTGGCAGTATCATAAGGACGATTGA
- a CDS encoding DUF5348 domain-containing protein: MISHYGCLFFYCILPVAFNFTMNRDVFDLLIGSNSIPCRIEYDYQWYVIMPGARFNLRIGNSYKVEI, encoded by the coding sequence ATGATTTCTCACTATGGTTGTTTATTTTTTTACTGTATTTTACCTGTTGCATTTAATTTTACAATGAACCGAGATGTTTTTGATTTATTAATCGGTTCAAACAGTATTCCTTGCCGCATAGAGTACGATTATCAGTGGTATGTGATTATGCCGGGAGCCCGCTTCAATTTGCGGATTGGGAATTCGTACAAGGTGGAAATCTAA
- a CDS encoding transposase, which translates to MTRKKYSDEFKQQIVKEAIETGNMSLVARQHEIAKSMVAKWVKQYKNPPVQKNNKGKTVNNSYYNELETENDKLKKLLYLRNGEKVLKITV; encoded by the coding sequence ATGACCAGGAAAAAATACAGCGATGAATTTAAACAACAAATAGTCAAAGAAGCAATTGAGACGGGCAATATGTCCTTAGTAGCCCGGCAGCATGAAATTGCTAAATCAATGGTTGCCAAATGGGTAAAACAATATAAAAACCCTCCTGTGCAAAAAAATAATAAGGGGAAAACTGTTAATAATAGTTACTATAACGAACTTGAAACCGAGAACGATAAACTTAAAAAGCTCCTCTACCTTAGAAATGGCGAAAAAGTCTTGAAAATTACGGTTTAG
- a CDS encoding nucleotidyltransferase domain-containing protein: protein MCPYDNEIEKIKNQIINKYTPKDIILFGSCAKGLVKRGSDIDICVILETQNKRQTLREMLVDIEYDVDLDIVIYTPSEWSRYKDDKASFANIIKRTGVSLIG from the coding sequence ATGTGTCCTTATGATAATGAGATTGAAAAAATAAAGAATCAGATTATAAATAAATACACTCCAAAGGATATTATCCTTTTTGGCTCATGTGCGAAGGGCTTGGTTAAGCGTGGCAGCGACATAGATATTTGCGTAATCCTTGAGACACAAAATAAAAGGCAAACATTAAGAGAGATGCTTGTTGATATAGAATATGATGTGGATTTGGACATAGTCATATATACACCATCAGAGTGGTCGAGATATAAAGATGACAAGGCAAGCTTTGCAAACATCATTAAAAGAACAGGGGTGAGTTTGATTGGTTGA
- a CDS encoding HEPN domain-containing protein has product MVDSIKHKEWFEMAKKDMRSAEILHEHDADNGIVCFHCQQAIEKYLKGFLINATGELQEGHNLVKLCKKAMSYDKALGEFIKDMAFVNTYYIETRYPAEDPLLVSKEDAEECIKIA; this is encoded by the coding sequence TTGGTTGATTCGATAAAGCATAAAGAATGGTTTGAGATGGCAAAAAAGGATATGAGAAGTGCTGAAATTTTACATGAGCATGATGCCGATAATGGGATAGTATGTTTTCATTGCCAACAAGCTATAGAGAAATATCTAAAAGGCTTTCTTATAAATGCTACAGGAGAACTGCAAGAAGGGCATAATTTGGTTAAGCTCTGTAAGAAGGCTATGTCTTATGATAAGGCTTTGGGTGAATTCATAAAGGATATGGCTTTTGTAAACACATATTATATTGAGACCAGATACCCTGCAGAGGATCCTCTTTTGGTAAGCAAAGAAGATGCAGAAGAATGTATTAAAATAGCGTAA
- the tnpA gene encoding IS66 family insertion sequence element accessory protein TnpA, whose product MTKEELRDFWAARVKEFKESGQSAPAWCVANNVKLHQLRYWLRKEKQTSTVTTLSWLPLNLSDTCLQTSLLVRVGQVAVEVKSGFDPKLLADVVKVLSAQ is encoded by the coding sequence ATGACTAAAGAAGAACTACGAGACTTTTGGGCAGCCAGGGTAAAGGAATTTAAAGAGAGCGGCCAGAGTGCACCTGCATGGTGTGTGGCCAACAACGTAAAGCTCCATCAATTAAGGTACTGGCTTAGAAAAGAGAAACAGACATCCACTGTGACTACATTATCTTGGCTGCCACTCAATCTTAGCGACACATGCCTTCAAACTTCTTTGTTGGTAAGGGTAGGCCAGGTCGCAGTAGAAGTCAAGTCAGGGTTTGATCCAAAATTATTAGCAGACGTGGTGAAAGTGCTGAGTGCACAATGA
- the tnpB gene encoding IS66 family insertion sequence element accessory protein TnpB (TnpB, as the term is used for proteins encoded by IS66 family insertion elements, is considered an accessory protein, since TnpC, encoded by a neighboring gene, is a DDE family transposase.): MIGESNLERVYLACGSTDLRKSIDGLAVLVKEGFELDPFSPALFVFCNRKRDKLKILQWEHNGFWLHYRRLEKGKFQWPEKNSTATVTTITRRELRWLLDGLPLQQRQAHPKVTARTVL, translated from the coding sequence ATGATAGGTGAATCAAACTTGGAACGGGTTTACCTGGCCTGCGGAAGCACGGACCTTCGTAAGTCCATTGATGGCTTAGCAGTTTTGGTCAAAGAAGGATTTGAACTAGATCCTTTTTCTCCCGCCCTTTTTGTATTCTGTAACCGGAAACGTGATAAACTTAAAATCCTCCAGTGGGAGCATAATGGTTTTTGGCTTCATTACCGGCGGCTGGAGAAAGGAAAATTCCAGTGGCCGGAGAAAAACAGTACAGCCACTGTCACAACGATTACTCGCCGGGAGTTACGCTGGTTACTAGACGGCCTACCCCTTCAGCAACGTCAGGCTCACCCTAAGGTTACTGCACGGACAGTGCTGTAA
- a CDS encoding tyrosine-type recombinase/integrase: MKHKASSFLKLLNSFLTEYLPGAVGASPNTIKSYKAAFRLLLKYMYQEKGISADQISFETLDYQTMIDFLLWLEKSRGCSATTKNQRLSALASFSSYAQNRDFAAASTFRSSVTKIPMKKATHKNRAIFTREEVTILLRLPDDHYEIGLRDKVLLSLMYASGARAQEICDLTVKDIQFSEKGASLNITGKGHKKRRIGISYACVSLLKGYIDHRKIASLPERHIFSSQTHEKMTVSCIEEIFKKYVWIAKQKNPGLFIDNSYTPHSMRHSTASHMLEAGVPLAVIKNFLGHSSLQSTQIYAEISQNTVDKHLKEWNERWFSIPANADHNTVRDNELPDFLR; the protein is encoded by the coding sequence ATGAAACATAAAGCCTCCTCATTTCTTAAACTGCTGAACAGTTTTTTAACAGAATACCTTCCGGGTGCTGTAGGTGCCAGCCCGAATACGATAAAATCGTACAAAGCAGCTTTCAGACTGCTTCTGAAATATATGTATCAGGAGAAAGGTATCTCAGCTGACCAGATATCTTTTGAGACTCTCGATTACCAGACAATGATCGACTTCTTGTTGTGGCTTGAAAAGTCCCGAGGATGTAGTGCAACCACCAAGAACCAGCGCCTGTCAGCACTCGCGTCATTCTCCTCTTATGCACAAAACAGGGATTTCGCAGCTGCGTCGACATTCAGAAGCAGTGTCACAAAGATTCCGATGAAGAAGGCCACACATAAGAATCGGGCGATCTTCACAAGAGAAGAGGTCACAATCCTGCTGAGGCTTCCGGACGATCACTATGAGATCGGTCTTAGGGATAAAGTACTTCTGAGTCTCATGTATGCTAGTGGCGCAAGGGCTCAGGAAATATGTGACCTTACTGTGAAGGACATTCAATTCTCAGAAAAAGGCGCTTCTCTTAACATCACTGGAAAGGGACATAAAAAGAGAAGAATTGGGATTTCTTATGCATGCGTGTCTCTTTTGAAGGGCTACATTGATCATAGGAAGATAGCATCGCTTCCGGAAAGGCATATATTCTCCAGCCAGACACACGAAAAGATGACCGTATCCTGCATCGAAGAAATTTTCAAAAAATATGTCTGGATAGCAAAGCAGAAGAATCCCGGCTTATTTATTGATAACAGTTATACGCCCCATTCAATGAGGCACTCGACAGCAAGCCATATGTTAGAAGCAGGTGTCCCGCTTGCTGTGATTAAGAATTTTCTGGGGCACTCGTCATTACAGTCGACTCAGATTTATGCTGAGATATCTCAGAATACTGTGGATAAGCATCTGAAGGAGTGGAATGAGCGGTGGTTCTCAATACCGGCTAACGCAGATCATAACACTGTCCGTGACAATGAGTTGCCTGATTTTCTACGATGA
- a CDS encoding tyrosine-type recombinase/integrase produces MTTFNSPFRKELEDFLSLRQVSLSKSAYAHDCHYLADFDAFAARYTNEKSVSEALINNWIHTLNGKSSSIANKVIVIRIFLKYLNSIGITAYIPPIPKVADDYVPHIFSDEELERIYQQADNLDASNTKKNPLIQFEFPMVIRLMYGCGLRIGETLALKMRDVDLIGGFLIMRHTKGNKQRLVPMNPLLTEILERYCLAMGIVGVPDAWLFPVYGKDESMTPRDAQHWFEKILRLAEISFPGRKKHERGPCLHCMRHAFVFKSFIAAEKAGRRIDDSVPYLSIYLGHDSLQETEKYMKFSSELFPEAMELFSDYSADVFPEVAYET; encoded by the coding sequence ATGACAACATTCAATAGCCCCTTCCGGAAAGAACTTGAAGATTTCTTGTCCTTGCGACAGGTATCACTCAGTAAGAGCGCATATGCCCATGACTGTCATTATCTTGCAGATTTTGATGCGTTTGCAGCTAGATATACAAATGAAAAGTCCGTATCAGAAGCCTTGATTAATAACTGGATTCATACCCTGAACGGAAAAAGCAGTTCCATAGCAAATAAGGTTATAGTCATACGTATTTTTCTTAAGTACCTTAACAGTATCGGGATTACCGCTTACATTCCTCCGATACCCAAGGTCGCTGATGATTATGTCCCACATATCTTCTCGGATGAGGAACTGGAACGGATATATCAACAGGCAGACAATCTTGATGCCTCAAACACAAAGAAGAATCCGCTGATTCAGTTCGAGTTTCCCATGGTCATCAGGCTCATGTATGGCTGCGGGCTCCGGATAGGAGAGACGCTTGCCTTAAAGATGAGGGATGTCGACCTGATTGGTGGGTTCTTGATTATGAGGCATACAAAAGGTAACAAGCAGCGTCTGGTGCCGATGAATCCTTTGTTGACTGAGATTCTGGAACGTTACTGTCTGGCAATGGGCATCGTTGGGGTTCCAGATGCCTGGCTGTTTCCCGTTTATGGAAAAGATGAGTCAATGACGCCGAGGGATGCCCAGCACTGGTTTGAGAAGATACTCCGTCTTGCGGAGATATCTTTTCCTGGACGGAAAAAGCATGAACGCGGTCCCTGCCTGCATTGCATGCGTCATGCTTTCGTCTTCAAGTCCTTTATCGCTGCAGAAAAAGCCGGGAGAAGGATTGATGATTCAGTACCTTATCTCTCCATATATCTCGGGCATGACAGCCTGCAGGAAACCGAAAAATACATGAAGTTCAGCAGTGAACTGTTCCCCGAGGCAATGGAGCTGTTCTCTGATTATTCAGCAGATGTATTTCCGGAGGTGGCGTATGAAACATAA